Genomic DNA from uncultured Ilyobacter sp.:
TCTTTTGCGAGAGGTTTTTATCTCTTTTCCCTTGCCATTGATAAAATCAGCGTTAAGAATAACCGCAGTAAAATCCTTAGAAAAAATCGACTGTCTGAGCGCAGCGAGTTTCGAGTTTTTCTTGGATTTTCAAGGTTGTTTAGCTGATTTTTCATAGGCTTGAACTTTTGGTTACTTTTCTTTCAAGAGAAAAGTAACGAATCCCGATAAATTCAATACTTTAACAGAAAATCTAACTCTTAAAAAATATAAAAAAAAGACCTGTAAAAAACAGGTCAATTAATCTTACTTCTCTACTTTTGTATAAGGAATTAAAGCAATGTTTCTTGCTCTTTTTACAGCCTTAGCTATTTTTCTCTGAAGCTTTGCGCTAGCTCCGTTTACTCTAGCTGGCTTTATCCTACCTTTATCGTTGATAAAGTTCTTAAGAAGATCTACGTTTTTATAATCGATCTCTTCTATTTTAACTCTAAGCTTAACTCTTCTTCTTCTTTTTTTGAAATCAACTGCCATCTTGTACTTTCACCTCCTGAAATTTGAACGGGAACTCATCATCATCTGTTGCCTGACGAAGATTGGAATATCCCAAATGATATTCTTTTAAAAATTAGCTAAATAACTTTGAAACTACTTAACAATGATGTATCTCATTACACTTTCTGTGATGTTAAGTTTTCTCTCGACGTCAGCTAATTTAGTTCCGTCCATCTCGAAAGTAGTTAGAATGTAGTATCCAGATTGCTTCTTCTCAATCGGATAAGCTAACTTTCTCTCACCCCATTTTTCAGCTTTTACGTTAGTTGCTCCAGCAGTAGTTAAAATGTTTTCAACTTTAGTCATTACTTCTGTTCTAGCATCTTCCATAACTGTTGGGTTGATGATGTACATAATTTCATAATTTCTCATTAACATTACCTCCTCCCTTTGGATTTTGGCCCAAAGAACTTTGTCTTTGAGCAGGGCAAGAAAAATTATAACATAAATTATATATATTTTCAAGTTTTTGTTATCTGTTTTTTCTTATCCAAGGAGGCAGATCAAGTTCTTCCTCCTCCACTTTTTTACTCTCTGCTCTTTTTTCTAATTTCTCTGTATTTTCAACACTAGGAGATATGTTTATAAAAGGTTCCCCTCTGTCTGCCTTATCCAAAAAATTAGTGGCAACAATGGTAACCTGAACTTTGTCTCCATACTCTTCGTCGATTACAGTACCAAACATTACATCTTCAGCAGATTTTCCTGCAGCATCCCTCACCAGGTTCGATATTGAGTGAGCCTCTACAAGTCCTAAATTTGAGGAACCCGTTATATTGATAAGTATCTTACTTGCTCCCGAAATGGATTTTTCCAGCAGGGGAGAAAGTAAAGCTTTTTCAGTTGCTTTTATGGCCCTATTTTCTCCGTCAGCTTCACCAAAACCTATCATAGCCATTCCAGAGTCTAGCATAGTGGTTCTTATATCGGCAAAGTCAAGGTTAATTAGCCCCTGTTGTACTATGAGGTCTGCTACGCCTCTTATCCCTATTTTTAGTATATTGTTTGCCTCTTTAAATGCATTCTGAAGAGTAATTGTTTTTTCCGGAAGCTCAAAAAGTTTGTCATTTGGAATTACTACCAGAGCATCTACATGTTCCTTTAATCCATCTATTCCTGTATCGGCATTGCTCATCCTTTTCTTTCCTTCAAAGGTAAAAGGTTTTGTTACCACTCCTACTGTGAGTACTCCTATTTCCTTAGCTATTTTTGCTATTATCGGAGCAGAACCTGTTCCAGTCCCTCCTCCCATTCCAGCAGTTACAAAGAGCATATCTGTTTCTTCCAAAAGTGCCTTTATTTTTTCCAGATCTTCTTCTGCGGCTAGCTTTCCTATTTCTGGATCTGCTCCTGCCCCTAGTCCCCTTGTTAATTTTTCTCCCAATTGAATTCTTATATCTGCCAGAGAGTTCTGTAGATCCTGTGCATCTGTATTCGCTGCGATGTATTCTACTCCGCCTACTCCTGCCGAAATCATATCGTTGATGGCGTTTCCTCCAGCACCTCCTGCCCCTATAACTTTAATTCTAACTAAAGACTCACTTGTCTGTATCATATTCCCCTCCTAAAAATCCCCTTTTATATAAAGTTGGACAGCCATTCTTTTAGGCTAAAGTTTTTTTTCGACGATTTTACCTTATCTTTTTTCACTGTTTCAGCTGGTTTCTTTTCAGGTAATTTTTCTTCTGTGATTTTATCCGGTTCCTTTAATTCCTCTGTTTTTTTATTTTTTATCTTATAATGTTCATTTTCTAGAGTTTCTAGCAGTATCCCTAGTGAGGTAGACATAGATGGGTGAATCTCGGACATCCCCTTGATCTTCATAGGCATACCGATTTTTACTCTGTAGTTCAAGTCCTTTGAGAGCTTTTCCACTACCCCCTCTACCATTACTGCTCCTCCTGTTAGTATTACTCCGTTTCCAAGGTATCCCTTAAATCCAGATTCCTCTATTGCCACCATTACATATTTTAGTATATCTTCACTTCTTGCATCTATTATATCCCTCACAGAGGAGACACTGTATTTTTTCTCCTCTCCGTCTACTTCGAGATAGATACTTTCCTCTAACCTTCTATTTTGACAGAGATTTCTCAACTTTTCAGCATCTTTTTTCCCAAGCTGTAAAATATACCCTATATCATTTGTATAATGAATTCCTCCCAATGGGATGGATTTAGAATATATAAGCTTATCATTTTTAAATATTATGAGGTCCGTAGAGCCTTCCCCTATATCTATAAGAGCCACACCCATTTTTTTGTCCTCGTATGTCAGGACCGACTGGGCTGAGGCATAGGAATTTAGAGTTATATTTTCTACTCCTCTTCCTGCTTTATTTACCACTTCTACTAGAGATTCTAGCTGTGATATATCCACAGTTATGAGATGTACATCACCCTCTATGAAGCTTCCTACCATTCCCACAGGGTGTTTCAATATACCAGAATTGTCCACTCTTATGTTGTATATCTCTTTTTTTATTACTTTTTCATGAGGTTTCACCATCTCTTCATGAGCCATTCTATAGAGGTTATCTAGGTCCTTCTCCTCTATTACAGTATCCTTTTTAGAAAAATTAAATTTTATATTTTTGGTGGTCGATTTTACATGTTTTCCAGCTATCCCTATAGAGACCTTCTCTATCTTGTGGCCGCTCTCTCTCTCGGCTGTTTCAAGGGCTTGTGTCACGCAGTGACTGAGGCTTTCCATGTCCTCCACCGTAGCTTTTCTCATTCCCTTGGCATAAGTTTCCACCGAAGTGATTACCCTTATTTTCTCGCCATTTTCACTTAATTCTCCCAAGACAACTCTTATTTTAGAACTTCCCACATCCAATGCAGCTTTTACAAAACTTTCCTTCATAAAGCACTCCCCCACTCACTTCACTACGTAGTCACTGAATCTTATATCCATGTATTCGAGGTCATTTTGATTCAGTTTCAGCTCCGAGTATAAACGCTCTGCAACATCATATTTTTTTTCCTCTACACTATTATCAGTCTTGACAATTGTACCGTCAAATAAAACAAAGTTAATACACCATTTATTATAAATGTATATTTGAGATATTAATTTTTCAATTTTTTTTCCTTTAATTTTTTTTAATATCTTTAACAGTTCAGGTATCTGCTCTTCTTTTTTTATGAGAAGTAGTGGAAGGTCTCTCACAGGTGTCTCTTCTAAATAGGCAAAAATCTTTCCACTTTCATCTACAGTATAGACCCTGTCCCTGTACTGGGCATAGTAGCTGGGGTCTTTTTCTATTATCTCAACTCTTATCTCATCTGGGAGTATTTTCTTTATCTTAGCATTTTCTATTCGGATATCCTCTTCTAGTATTTCTTCGACTGCTTTAGGATCTACATCCCATATATATTCACCTATGACAGTTCCCATTTGTTTTTTTACTTCCCTTTGGGTTAGGTTTAAGTCTCCGAAAATCCAAACTTTTTCGACCCTGAAGATGTCTCGCTGAAGAAAGATCTGGTCCATATAAAAAAATGCAGCAGCAAACAAAAATAGCAGTATAATTTTAAAAAATACCTTCATTTTTTCTCCCCAGTTTCAACTATATTTTAAGATAATATAACATTTTTGTGAGTTTTTTGTAAATTATTGTATTATTTTTTTTACCAAATCGTCAAAAGTGTAGCCTTTGAGAGTTGCTAATTTTGGAACAAGGCTTGTTTCTGTCATTCCAGGACATGTATTTACCTCCAGAAAATACACCTTCCCGTCTTTCAAAATAAAGTCACTCCTAGAGACTCCGGATAAAGCTAGCTCCTGGTGAATCTTTTTTGAAAAGACCATTGCCTCTTCATAGACCTCATTTGAAACTTTTGCCGGATATTCATACTCTGTCATTCCTACAGTATATTTTGACTGAAAATCATAAAGTCCGGATTTTGGAGTTATTTTCAGTACCCCTAGAGGTTCCCCGTTTAAGACTCCCACTGTCAGTTCCTCTCCAGATACAAATTCCTCAATCAATAAATTTTTACCTTCCAGGTTTTTTTCGGCTTTTTCTACGTCCTCTATACTCTTGCAGATGTACAGTCCCACACTAGAACCCTCAGTGGTAGGCTTCACAACTACAGGAAAGGAAACTATCTCAGTTTTGTCTCTGTAGCTTTTAGGAATCCTTATTCCCGCCTTTTCGGCTATAATTTTGGTCATATTTTTGTCCATAGCTATTGCACTAGGAGTCACCCCAGATCCTGTATACGGTTTTTTTATTATATCAAGAACTGCCTGTATCCTCCCGTCCTCCCCAAACTCTCCGTGAAGAGCCAGATACGCCAGATCATATTCGTTTTCTGTGAATGCTGCGAGAAGATTATCCTCCCTGAGTTCCACTCCATAAGCATCATAACCCTGTCTTATGAGACTTTCAAGTATCGCTTTTCCTGTTCTGAGAGAGATCTCCCTTTCAGAGGATACTCCCCCCATAAAAACTGCTATCTTCATAAAAAATGCTCCTTCTTTCTATTAATTTCTAACAATGATAATCTCTTCCTCTAATTCAATTCCGGAACTTTTCTTCACCCTTTCTTTTACTACCTCTATAAGTCCCAGTATATCATCAAATTTTGCATCCCCGTGGTTAACAATAAAGTTCGGATGCATCATAGACACCTGAGCCCCGCCTATTTTTTTCCCCTGAACTCCCGCATCTATTATCAGTTTCGCAGAAAACAATCCGTCAGGATTTTTGAAAGTACTTCCAAGATTGGGCAGATTTAGGGGATGTCTTTCATTTCTTTTAGACATTATTTCCTCTACTTTATTTCTATCAAAACCTTTTTCAAATTCAAATACAGTACTTAAAACAATCCACTTTCTGTCCTGAATCTCTGTTTTTCTGTATGTAAAATGAAGATCTTCTTTTCTAACTCTTCGTATTTCCCTGTTTTCATCTACTACTTCTATCTCTTTTATGCAGTCAAATACCTCAGTTCCGTAAGCTCCACCGTTCATATAAACCAGTCCGCCTACACTACCTGGTATCCCAGCAAGGTTTTCAAGACCTGAATAATCTTTTTCAGCCATATACTCTATAAGCTCTTTAAAGTCAAAGCCGGCTTCTACTTCTACAAGATTATTTCCTAACTCCTTTATACCTTTCAGTTCTTTTAGAGATATAAAAGTCTTATCTAGCTCTCCATCTGAGATAAGGGTATTGGTTCCGTTTCCTATTAAAAATGTGTTTTCCCTCTCTTTAAGAGCTTCTATTATCTCATTTTTTTCCTCAATAATTATCAGTTCCTTTGCTATTCCACCTATTTTCATGTTGGAATACTCTTTCATGTGGTGATATTCTAAAATTTTCATTTATTTTACCTTTCCAGATTCTTTGTTATTTTGTGAGCTATTCCCGATATACTTCCCGCTCCCATGAAAATAAATACTGTCCCATTTTCTTTATCTTCTAAAAGAATAGAGATATTATCTTCGTTCTTTTCCACTCTTATATTTTGGTGCCCGGTTTTCTCTGCTAATTTTTCTACTCCTACGCCAAATTCATCCTTTTCTCCTGCAGAATAAACAGGCAGAAGAACTACCTCATCGGCATTGTCAAATACACCTTTAAATTCTTCTAGAAGAAACTTAACTCTACTATATTTATGAGGTTGAAATACCGCCACAATTTTCCCCTTCTCTATACTTCTTGCCCCTTGCAGGGTTGCCTTGATCTCTGTAGGGTGATGGGCGTAGTCGTCTATTATTTTCACATTTTTATCATAAAGGATGTCGTATCTTCTTTTGGCTCCTTTAAAAAACTTAAGCATTTTTTTCATCTCTTCTTTTTCTACCCCAAATTTATAAGCAAGATAAATCACTGGAAGAGAGTTTGACACATTGTGTTCACCAGGTACGGACAAAACAAAAGTTCCAAGGTCCTCTCCGCATACAGTTACCTCATAGTGAATTTTTGAATTCTCCACCCTTATGTTTGAGGCATATATATCTGCACTCTCGTCTCTTAGACTATAGCTTTTTATTTTCTCTTTTCCCTGAATTAGTTTTCTGATATTTTCACAGTCTATATTTACGATAACCTCGTCTTTTGTCTTACCTATAAACTCTATAAATGATTTTTCTATATTTTCAAGGGACCCGTGGTTTTCTAGGTGATCTGCCTCTATATTTGTTATTATTGAAGTAAAAGGATTAAGATACAGAAAAGAGTTGTCACTTTCATCTGCTTCGGCTATGAATAACTTCGAGCTCCCTGCCTTGGCATTTGAATTTATCTCTGGAAGTATTCCTCCTACTACAATGGTAGGGTCAAGTGAAAGCAACGCAGCTCCTAGCATAGAGCTAGTGGTTGTCTTACCGTGAGTTCCGGCGACCGCTATACCCTGCTCTTCGTTCATGAGAAGTGCTAAAAGCTCCCCTCTTTTTATTACCTCTATACCATTTTTCACTGCATAGTCATACTCTGAGTTTCCCTCTTTTATAGCACTTGATCTTACCACCAGGCTGCATCCCTTTAGATTGCTGCTGCAGTGGTATCCAAATATTTCTATCCCCATTTTTTCCAGTTCCTCTGTCCGGTGGTTTCTGTTTAGGTCTGCTCCCACCACTTCATAGCCTTTATTTCTCATGACTTTTGCAAGTCCACTCATTCCGATTCCATTTATTCCTATAAAGTAAACTCGTTTCATTTTGTCCCCCATATATCCATAGCCTTCACTATTTTTTCTGCAGCCCTGTCTTTTTTTAGGACCTTTATCCTGGCTCTTATTTTAGCCAATTCAACATCATCTTTTATGAGATCCATAGCTCTCTCTATGGCAGTATCCGCCTCTGAATTTTTGTAGATATATGCCACTCCTGCTTCCTCGAGTATTTTAGCATTTTCATACTGACCCACCTTAATAGACTGGTACGGGATCAGTATCGATGGTTTTTCCATTGCTATGAGTTCAGAGATGGTAAGGGCACCTGCACGGCACACTACAAGGTCTGACACAGCCATTATGTTCGGCATATTGCTAAAATATGGTTTTATTACATCATTGGGCTTGTATTTATTGAGATTTTGATTTATTGTTTCAAAGTGATTTTCACCGGTAGCCCAGTATATCCTTATTTTTTTCTCTGCCAGTGTTCTCTCCCATTTTGAAAGTATGGCATCATTTATACTTTTAGACCCTAGACTTCCCCCTGTTATAAGAAGTACCTTTTCATCTTCTTCTATTTTCAATCTTTCCCTCTCTATTTTTCTGTTTACCATATAGACCTCATTTCTCAAGGGGTTCCCTGTTACTTTAAGTTTTTTATGGTATTTTATAGGAAGATCATCATAAGTTTTTTCAAAAGCAAGAAAACTCATCTTGGCAAACCTATAAAACAGTTTATTTGCAAATCCCAGGTTTGCATTTTGTTCCTGGAGATATATTTTCTTCCTTAATATTATACCTGCTAAAATTGCAGGAACAGAAATGTAATTTCCAAATCCCATTATGGCATCTGGTTTTTCCTTTCTGACTATTCCTATAGCTTTTACGATACTCTTCGCCATTTTAAAAACGGAGGCTATGTTTTTCAGTGGTTTTATGTCTAAACCTATAAATTTATATCCCTCTTGAGGGATCATATCCTTTTCCATTCTGTGGATAGTACCTACAAATAGGGGATCTACTCCTCTTTTTTTTAATTCTCTAGCTACAGCAAGAGCAGGATATATGTGTCCCCCTGTTCCTCCTGTTGTTAGGATGACTTTTCTCAAATTTTTTCACCTGCCGTAAAATATTTTTTTACCAACTCTTTAAATATTTTTCCCCTTGCTTCAAAATTTTTAAACTGGTCAAAACTGGCCGTAGCCGGGGATAAAAGTATATTGTTTTTTTCACAAACATCTATCGTCTTTTGAATTAAACTAACACTGTTTTCCAAATTACCAGCTCTTATGATCTTAGCTTCCGGATATCCACCCTGAACCAGTTCCTGTTCTAACTTCTCTGCTAGTTCTCCTATAAGGTATACAGTACTTACGTGGCTTTTGATCGCATCTACAAGAGGTTTAAGGTCAAGCTTCTTGTCCACCCCGCCGCATATTAGGATGCACCCGTGATACGCCTCTATGGCCATCTTAGAGGATTCTATGTTTGTTCCCTTAGAATCATTTATAAAGATTGTGTCTCCAACCTCTAAAAACCTTTCCATCCTGTGTTCAAGAGTTCCTGTATTATAAAGAAATTCTCTCAGTTTTTCCTCGTCCAGACCGATTATCTCAGCGACTGCCCCTATAAACAGAATATTTTCCAGATTATGTCTTCCTTTAAGACTAAGTTTCTTCTCACAGATGATATTTTTCCCATTATATACCACCCATCCGCCCTTGGGATATAGGTCACATCCGCTTCCACCGTCTAGAGATACCTTCAAGATATCTGCATTTATCTTATCTAGTCTCTTAGATGATTCCTGGCAATTCATATTTGTTATAAAATAGTCGCCAACTTCTTGTCTGACAGCTATATTAAATTTTGTGTCATAATAGTCTTCTGCTTTTTCATATCTGTCCAAATGATCCGGGGCTAAGTTGATCACCATGGCTATATCAGGTCTGAACTCCTTTACATTTTCAAGCTGGTAAGAGCTTAACTCTAGGACTATATAGTCAAGATCTGCATCTTCTGCAACAAGGTCTGCAAAAGACCTTCCTATGTTTCCTGCAAATTCACATCTATACCCAGAATACTGAATCAGTTCTTTTATTTTAGTCGTAGTAGTTGTTTTTCCATTTGTTCCCGTGACAGCTATAAGCCTTGGATGCTTCACTTTTTTCTTCATATATCTATAGGCCAGCTCTACCTCATCTATTACAGGTATATTCAATTCAAAGGCTTTTTTTACCAGTTCTGTATAGGGAACCCCGGGGCTTTTTATAAATAAGTCTACACCTGGAAGAGTATTCATACCTTCTTCTGATGACATGGCCTTTTTATCGTCTACCAGCACCACTTTATATCCATTTTTTTCCAATAATTTCTTAGCGCCTAAACCGCTAATTCCCGCTCCAAAAACAAGGGCTTTATTCATCGACTTCATCTCCAACCAGTTTGATTTAATTAGATAAAAACAATACTTTTCTTTGAAAAATAACCCAAGAAAAATATTTTTCCTACCTTACAATTATAACCACGGGAGTTCCCGTGGTTATTGCTTTTAAAATATACCTCTCATTTTTACTACCCCGAGGGCCGCTATTCCACACATAAGGGCAACGATCCAGAACCTCATAGTTACCTTTGTTTCAGGGAGTCCGTCTAGTTCAAAATGGTGATGTATAGGGGCCATCTTAAATACACGCTTTTTTCTGACTTTAAAAGACCCTACCTGAATTATTACAGAGCAGGCCTCTATTACAAACACAAGTCCAACTATAGGAAGGAGAAGTTCCTGTTTCAAAAATATCGCCACAAGACCCAAAATTCCTCCAAGTGTTAGAGAACCTGTGTCCCCCATAAATATCTGGGCTGGATAAAAATTATACCACAAAAAACCTAAGCCTGCGCCTATCATGCTTGTGAGGTAGACAGTCATCTCTCCAGCACCGCTTATATAATATAGATTCAGGTATTGACTCAGCTCTATATGACCGGTAAAATAGGCCACCGCTCCCAAAATTGCCGATGCTATAATTACAGGCATTATCACCAGTCCATCTAGACCGTCTGTTATATTTACTGCATTGGAAGTTCCTGTGAGTATTAATATTATAAAAAGAAGCATAACAAAGGCTCCTAAATATACAAGGGGTCCAGAAAGTACAGGATTAATTATAGAAAGGTCTAGGACTTTGTCT
This window encodes:
- the rpsR gene encoding 30S ribosomal protein S18, translated to MAVDFKKRRRRVKLRVKIEEIDYKNVDLLKNFINDKGRIKPARVNGASAKLQRKIAKAVKRARNIALIPYTKVEK
- the rpsF gene encoding 30S ribosomal protein S6, translated to MRNYEIMYIINPTVMEDARTEVMTKVENILTTAGATNVKAEKWGERKLAYPIEKKQSGYYILTTFEMDGTKLADVERKLNITESVMRYIIVK
- the ftsZ gene encoding cell division protein FtsZ; translation: MIQTSESLVRIKVIGAGGAGGNAINDMISAGVGGVEYIAANTDAQDLQNSLADIRIQLGEKLTRGLGAGADPEIGKLAAEEDLEKIKALLEETDMLFVTAGMGGGTGTGSAPIIAKIAKEIGVLTVGVVTKPFTFEGKKRMSNADTGIDGLKEHVDALVVIPNDKLFELPEKTITLQNAFKEANNILKIGIRGVADLIVQQGLINLDFADIRTTMLDSGMAMIGFGEADGENRAIKATEKALLSPLLEKSISGASKILINITGSSNLGLVEAHSISNLVRDAAGKSAEDVMFGTVIDEEYGDKVQVTIVATNFLDKADRGEPFINISPSVENTEKLEKRAESKKVEEEELDLPPWIRKNR
- the ftsA gene encoding cell division protein FtsA, yielding MKESFVKAALDVGSSKIRVVLGELSENGEKIRVITSVETYAKGMRKATVEDMESLSHCVTQALETAERESGHKIEKVSIGIAGKHVKSTTKNIKFNFSKKDTVIEEKDLDNLYRMAHEEMVKPHEKVIKKEIYNIRVDNSGILKHPVGMVGSFIEGDVHLITVDISQLESLVEVVNKAGRGVENITLNSYASAQSVLTYEDKKMGVALIDIGEGSTDLIIFKNDKLIYSKSIPLGGIHYTNDIGYILQLGKKDAEKLRNLCQNRRLEESIYLEVDGEEKKYSVSSVRDIIDARSEDILKYVMVAIEESGFKGYLGNGVILTGGAVMVEGVVEKLSKDLNYRVKIGMPMKIKGMSEIHPSMSTSLGILLETLENEHYKIKNKKTEELKEPDKITEEKLPEKKPAETVKKDKVKSSKKNFSLKEWLSNFI
- a CDS encoding FtsQ-type POTRA domain-containing protein yields the protein MKVFFKIILLFLFAAAFFYMDQIFLQRDIFRVEKVWIFGDLNLTQREVKKQMGTVIGEYIWDVDPKAVEEILEEDIRIENAKIKKILPDEIRVEIIEKDPSYYAQYRDRVYTVDESGKIFAYLEETPVRDLPLLLIKKEEQIPELLKILKKIKGKKIEKLISQIYIYNKWCINFVLFDGTIVKTDNSVEEKKYDVAERLYSELKLNQNDLEYMDIRFSDYVVK
- a CDS encoding D-alanine--D-alanine ligase, yielding MKIAVFMGGVSSEREISLRTGKAILESLIRQGYDAYGVELREDNLLAAFTENEYDLAYLALHGEFGEDGRIQAVLDIIKKPYTGSGVTPSAIAMDKNMTKIIAEKAGIRIPKSYRDKTEIVSFPVVVKPTTEGSSVGLYICKSIEDVEKAEKNLEGKNLLIEEFVSGEELTVGVLNGEPLGVLKITPKSGLYDFQSKYTVGMTEYEYPAKVSNEVYEEAMVFSKKIHQELALSGVSRSDFILKDGKVYFLEVNTCPGMTETSLVPKLATLKGYTFDDLVKKIIQ
- the murB gene encoding UDP-N-acetylmuramate dehydrogenase → MKILEYHHMKEYSNMKIGGIAKELIIIEEKNEIIEALKERENTFLIGNGTNTLISDGELDKTFISLKELKGIKELGNNLVEVEAGFDFKELIEYMAEKDYSGLENLAGIPGSVGGLVYMNGGAYGTEVFDCIKEIEVVDENREIRRVRKEDLHFTYRKTEIQDRKWIVLSTVFEFEKGFDRNKVEEIMSKRNERHPLNLPNLGSTFKNPDGLFSAKLIIDAGVQGKKIGGAQVSMMHPNFIVNHGDAKFDDILGLIEVVKERVKKSSGIELEEEIIIVRN
- the murC gene encoding UDP-N-acetylmuramate--L-alanine ligase, whose protein sequence is MKRVYFIGINGIGMSGLAKVMRNKGYEVVGADLNRNHRTEELEKMGIEIFGYHCSSNLKGCSLVVRSSAIKEGNSEYDYAVKNGIEVIKRGELLALLMNEEQGIAVAGTHGKTTTSSMLGAALLSLDPTIVVGGILPEINSNAKAGSSKLFIAEADESDNSFLYLNPFTSIITNIEADHLENHGSLENIEKSFIEFIGKTKDEVIVNIDCENIRKLIQGKEKIKSYSLRDESADIYASNIRVENSKIHYEVTVCGEDLGTFVLSVPGEHNVSNSLPVIYLAYKFGVEKEEMKKMLKFFKGAKRRYDILYDKNVKIIDDYAHHPTEIKATLQGARSIEKGKIVAVFQPHKYSRVKFLLEEFKGVFDNADEVVLLPVYSAGEKDEFGVGVEKLAEKTGHQNIRVEKNEDNISILLEDKENGTVFIFMGAGSISGIAHKITKNLER
- the murG gene encoding undecaprenyldiphospho-muramoylpentapeptide beta-N-acetylglucosaminyltransferase, giving the protein MRKVILTTGGTGGHIYPALAVARELKKRGVDPLFVGTIHRMEKDMIPQEGYKFIGLDIKPLKNIASVFKMAKSIVKAIGIVRKEKPDAIMGFGNYISVPAILAGIILRKKIYLQEQNANLGFANKLFYRFAKMSFLAFEKTYDDLPIKYHKKLKVTGNPLRNEVYMVNRKIERERLKIEEDEKVLLITGGSLGSKSINDAILSKWERTLAEKKIRIYWATGENHFETINQNLNKYKPNDVIKPYFSNMPNIMAVSDLVVCRAGALTISELIAMEKPSILIPYQSIKVGQYENAKILEEAGVAYIYKNSEADTAIERAMDLIKDDVELAKIRARIKVLKKDRAAEKIVKAMDIWGTK
- the murD gene encoding UDP-N-acetylmuramoyl-L-alanine--D-glutamate ligase — protein: MNKALVFGAGISGLGAKKLLEKNGYKVVLVDDKKAMSSEEGMNTLPGVDLFIKSPGVPYTELVKKAFELNIPVIDEVELAYRYMKKKVKHPRLIAVTGTNGKTTTTTKIKELIQYSGYRCEFAGNIGRSFADLVAEDADLDYIVLELSSYQLENVKEFRPDIAMVINLAPDHLDRYEKAEDYYDTKFNIAVRQEVGDYFITNMNCQESSKRLDKINADILKVSLDGGSGCDLYPKGGWVVYNGKNIICEKKLSLKGRHNLENILFIGAVAEIIGLDEEKLREFLYNTGTLEHRMERFLEVGDTIFINDSKGTNIESSKMAIEAYHGCILICGGVDKKLDLKPLVDAIKSHVSTVYLIGELAEKLEQELVQGGYPEAKIIRAGNLENSVSLIQKTIDVCEKNNILLSPATASFDQFKNFEARGKIFKELVKKYFTAGEKI
- the mraY gene encoding phospho-N-acetylmuramoyl-pentapeptide-transferase, whose product is MLYYLAKNIDTLAWLKSIYLRAFLGFIISFVIVILIGKPFIKFLKRNKMGESIREEGPESHFSKKGTPTMGGVLIVGSMVITNLIISDLGNKFIEMLLLCMVLFSAIGFVDDYKKFTESKKGLSGKKKMMGQGAIALLAWGFILKMGLTGDKVLDLSIINPVLSGPLVYLGAFVMLLFIILILTGTSNAVNITDGLDGLVIMPVIIASAILGAVAYFTGHIELSQYLNLYYISGAGEMTVYLTSMIGAGLGFLWYNFYPAQIFMGDTGSLTLGGILGLVAIFLKQELLLPIVGLVFVIEACSVIIQVGSFKVRKKRVFKMAPIHHHFELDGLPETKVTMRFWIVALMCGIAALGVVKMRGIF